One Manduca sexta isolate Smith_Timp_Sample1 chromosome 28, JHU_Msex_v1.0, whole genome shotgun sequence DNA window includes the following coding sequences:
- the LOC115456221 gene encoding transcription factor SUM-1, which produces MSNSAISYSGTELRDECFVKEGREEHVQHVLGPSRRCLAWACKACKRKTAAVDRRKAATLRERRRLRKVNAAFEELRIRARAGSGRLPKLEILRAAIQHIERLQAALRAAAALETENCKSYLETPVTSARTQHDAKEIKTEDEKPFLNNESSVCGGNSLARLRCIVQALSKDIVQ; this is translated from the exons ATGAGTAACAGCGCCATCTCGTATAGTGGTACGGAACTACGTGATGAGTGTTTTGTGAAGGAAGGGCGGGAAGAGCATGTGCAGCATGTTTTGGGGCCTAGCAGGCGCTGCCTTGCCTGGGCCTGTAAGGCTTGTAAGAGAAAAACAGCGGCCGTCGATCGGAGAAAGGCTGCGACGCTCCGGGAGCGACGGCGGTTGAGGAAA GTAAACGCAGCATTCGAAGAGCTAAGAATACGAGCGCGGGCTGGTAGCGGTCGATTACCGAAGCTGGAGATCTTGAGAGCAGCTATACAGCACATAGAAAGGCTACAAGCCGCGCTGAGAGCTGCTGCAGCG TTAGAAACAGAAAATTGCAAAAGTTACCTGGAGACGCCAGTGACGAGCGCGCGCACACAACACGACGCAAAGGAAATCAAAACGGAAGACGAGAAACCTTTCTTAAATA ATGAGAGCAGCGTGTGTGGAGGAAACAGTCTGGCTCGCCTTAGATGTATAGTACAAGCCTTATCCAAAGACATCGTACAATGA
- the LOC115456159 gene encoding LOW QUALITY PROTEIN: 43 kDa receptor-associated protein of the synapse homolog (The sequence of the model RefSeq protein was modified relative to this genomic sequence to represent the inferred CDS: inserted 1 base in 1 codon), producing MSWDSIESRDFLGGVPAHQLSATRLLSSPDPSRHHLDEQQEVYPFSEEYPGGRNGALRWGARFGPAHRPPTAGLLDCFRACRSRLDQYLARRKIERGVRLYGQNEQRQAVKIWLSALRGVRHRSDKFALLGHLYQAYMDFGKYRESLEFANRQLGISEELDSAPMRAEAYLNLARAHQTLGGLDRALSYARHALYNDCGGGSTAGSVHLTVASVSLELGAFSKAMDGFQKALAVAQAQNDNTLLLQVYAGLSELWRRLRDEERAVGCAARACDLGRGPRALDLNTRHHRAALLQMAAALRARGDXGDAHDYCNEALRLAAVAGDQGCYARAVRIAGDVYRRKCDIGKALRHYEVAMGAGQALGDRLAQMEAMDGAARCLEALRLQGRICNCRPLEFNTRLLEVATSVGAKMLVRRVRLRLADIYVALGDEGAAARQRRAAAAWVAPGCAVCREPLATRAEPLAALPCAHIVHHASV from the exons ATGTCATGGGACTCGATAGAGTCGCGCGACTTCCTCGG CGGGGTGCCGGCGCACCAGCTGTCGGCGACGCGGCTTCTCAGCTCACCGGACCCGTCGCGACACCATCTCGATGAACAAcaag AAGTATATCCGTTCTCTGAAGAGTATCCGGGGGGTCGGAACGGCGCGCTGCGCTGGGGGGCGCGGTTCGGGCCGGCGCACCGTCCGCCCACAGCCGGCCTGCTCGACTGCTTCCGCGCCTGTCGCTCCAGACTGGACCAATATCTGGCCAGGCGGAAG ATCGAGCGAGGAGTTCGGTTGTACGGTCAGAACGAACAGAGGCAGGCCGTGAAGATCTGGCTCTCTGCTTTGCGCGGCGTGAGACACCGCAGCGACAAGTTCGCCTTGCTAGGACATCTGTACCAGGCTTACATGGACTTCGGGAAATACAG AGAATCTCTGGAGTTCGCCAACAGGCAGTTGGGCATATCGGAAGAGTTGGACTCGGCGCCGATGCGCGCTGAAGCTTATCTCAACTTGGCGCGAGCACATCAGACTCTTGGAGGGCTGGACCG AGCCCTCTCCTACGCTCGTCATGCCCTCTACAACGACTGCGGCGGGGGATCTACAGCTGGCAGCGTGCATCTAACAGTGGCCTCGGTCAGCCTGGAGCTTGGCGCCTTCTCGAAGGCGATGGACGGCTTCCAGAAAGCTCTCGCTGTCGCGCAAGCACAGAATGATAACACGCTGCTGCTGCAA GTGTACGCGGGTCTCTCAGAGCTGTGGCGCCGTCTCCGCGACGAGGAGCGCGCGGTGGGTTGTGCCGCTCGCGCCTGCGACCTCGGCAGGGGACCGCGGGCGCTGGACCTCAACACCAGGCACCACCGCGCCGCCCTGCTGCAGATGGCGGCGGCGCTGCGTGCTAGGGGAG CTGGGGATGCTCATGATTACTGCAAC GAGGCGCTGCGTTTGGCTGCAGTGGCGGGAGATCAAGGTTGCTACGCGCGTGCGGTGCGCATCGCCGGCGATGTGTACAGGCGAAAATGTGACATCGGGAAGGCGCTCAG ACACTACGAAGTAGCGATGGGAGCGGGTCAGGCGCTGGGGGACAGACTGGCACAGATGGAGGCCATGGATGGCGCAGCGCGGTGCCTAGAGGCGCTCCGGCTGCAGGGCAGGATCTGTAACTGCAGGCCACTGGAGTTTAACACCAGGCTGCTGGAAGTGGCCACGTCGGTTGGTGCTAAG ATGTTAGTCCGTCGTGTGCGGCTGCGCCTGGCGGACATCTACGTGGCGCTGGGCGATgagggcgcggcggcgcggcagaggcgcgcggcggcggcgtgggTGGCGCCGGGCTGCGCCGTGTGCCGCGAGCCGCTCGCCACGCGCGCCGAGCCGCTCGCCGCGCTGCCCTGCGCGCACATCGTGCACCACGCGTCAGTATAA
- the LOC119191033 gene encoding histone-lysine N-methyltransferase eggless-like, which produces MLDCCVSRLCMPESWSRRSTRSTAGGVDCAECASPRAPRAPPPAPPAPRTLPTQDFPFGTPPTLRESDLNSKESKKEDEKTSSDEEASSEEDEKVPKTKSRTTTSDHRVHVEFKISIGLQIKTNLPTYINSKRLRKRAKKKDQEEKKNEDPEKKEEKPISKEENADEDCITISDDEEVREPSRFTAQAGMGANEYVPKYRSVRAHFGRDEACYIMDAKVQGNIGRYLNHSCSPNVFVQNVFVDTHDPRFPWVAFFALSHIRAGTELTWNYNYDVGSVPGKVLYCYCGAPNCRRRLL; this is translated from the exons atgttggattgctgTGTCAGCAgact GTGCATGCCGGAGTCGTGGTCGCGTCGCTCGACGCGCAGCACGGCGGGCGGCGTGGACTGCGCCGAGTGCGCCTCGCCGCGCGCGCCCCGCGCCCcgccccccgcgccgcccgcgcctcgCACACTACCCACGCAG GACTTTCCATTCGGTACGCCACCAACTCTCCGGGAGTCAGATCTGAACTCG AAGGAGAGTAAGAAGGAAGACGAGAAGACCTCGTCTGATGAGGAGGCGTCTTCTGAGGAAGACGAGAAGGTGCCCAAGACGAAGAGCAGGACGACGACTTCAGACCACAGGGTACACGTGGAGTTTAA GATAAGCATaggtttacaaataaaaactaatctACCTACATATATCAATAGCAAACGATTGCGCAAGCGCGCCAAAAAGAAAGACCAAGAAGAGAAGAAAAACGAAGATCCAGAGAAGAAAGAAGAGAAGCCAATTTCGAAGGAAGAGAATGCGGATGAAGATTGTATCACTATTAGTGACGATGAAGaag TGAGGGAACCTTCCAGATTCACCGCACAGGCTGGTATGGGTGCAAATGAATATGTACCCAAATACAG GTCGGTGCGCGCGCACTTCGGCCGAGACGAGGCGTGCTACATCATGGACGCCAAGGTGCAGGGCAACATCGGACGGTACCTCAAC CATTCCTGCTCGCCCAACGTTTTCGTGCAGAACGTGTTCGTGGACACGCACGACCCGCGGTTCCCGTGGGTGGCGTTCTTCGCGCTGAGCCACATCCGCGCCGGCACCGAGCTCACCTGGAACTACAACTACGACGTGGGCTCCGTGCCCGGAAAGGTCCTGTATTGTTACTGCGGAGCACCCAATTGTCGCAGACGGCTTTTGTAA